A window of Sinimarinibacterium sp. NLF-5-8 genomic DNA:
TGCGCATCAACACCTTGAAAGCCACGCGCGCGCAGGTGATCGCGGCCTTGGCTGAGGCCGGTATTGCCGCCCAGGCCGCGCCTTACGCCCCCCACGGTTTGCGCCTTGCCGCGCGCGCGCCGCTGCAAAACCTTGGTATTTACAAAGACGGCGGGATTGAGCCGCAAGACGCGGGCAGCCAACTGCTTGCGGCGTTAGTTAGCGCGCGCGCCGGTGAGCGCATTGCCGACTGGTGCGCGGGCGCGGGCGGCAAAACGCTGGCGCTGGCCGCAGCCATGCAAAATCAGGGCACGCTCTGGGCGCTCGATGCCGACGCCACGCGCCTCAACCGCCTGCCCCCCCGGCTGCAACGCGCCGGTGTTGAATGCGTGCGCATCTCCCAGCCCGCTGACTTGCCGCACGATCTGGATGCGGTGCTGGTTGACGCCCCGTGCAGCGGCAGCGGCACCTGGCGGCGCCAGCCCGAAGCGCGGCTCAAGCCCTTGGATTTACCTCTGATGGCGCAAACCCAGTTGGAGATCCTCACCGCCGCTGCCGAACACGTCCGTGTGGGTGGGCGGCTTGTGTATGCCACCTGTAGCCTGCTGGCCGATGAAAATCAGGCCGTCGTCCACGCTTTTTTGCGCGCGCATCCTGAGTTTGGCCTGCGCCCCGCACACCGCGTATTGGCCGAACAAGGCATTGATCTGCCCGGCGAGTTTTTAACGCTGTACCCGCAAGTGCATGGCACCGATGGCTTTTTTGGCGCGGTGCTGGTGCGGAAAAAATAAGCGCGCGCTCATTTAAGGCGCGCGCGAGTTCAATAATTCCTTCATCCGGTGATGCGCAGTGAGGGCGAGCCCCTCGCTGCGCGCGGGATTAACGCCGATCCGTCCACACCTGAATGGATTCAACGATGTTGCTCGCCAGTTGCGCGCGCGCGTTCGGGTTTTCAGTGGAGAGCTGCTCAAAGTCCACACCGTTGAACCAATCCTCGTACTGCACACCGAGGGTGACGGCCAGATCGGTGTTGTCGGCATCCAGCGTCACCGCGCCTTCGGGGAAGGGCGTGAACGCGCGCTGGATGTCGTGCACCGGCAATTCCACTTCCACGTCGATGCAATGGTGCTCGGTGACGCTGGCGGCTTCCTCTGACGTCATGCCAATGGTGCTGGGGTAGTAACACGGCGACAGACGCACCGTGGGCGTGCCGGGATCGCCGCCGCTGCTGTGATCAATGCCGCCGTGTTTGGCGCTGGCGCGCGCGCTGTGCGGCGCGGCGTCATCGTCGTGTGCGGTGTCGGGTAGCGCGCGCAGCATGATGTTGATGCCGCAGTAGTCGCCGGGTTGCGGGCGCAGCGTGCCAAGGTCGGTGTCGTGATCGGTGACCACATTGATCGCCCCTTCGGGCGTGGGGTCGTCGTGCCCGGCGTGCGCCTGGGCGCTGGCGAGGGGGCTGATTTGGTCAAGCCAGCGGGTCAGCGAGGTACTGAGCGTTTGGCAGCGGGTCAGCTCGATCGGCGCCAGGCTGATCAACCCTTGTTGCAGGTCAATTTTGAGTCCATCGGCGCGATAGAAAGTGACAAAGCTGTCACCGCCATGTTTGGCCTCCACGCGCGCGCGGCTGGCGGGATCGTGATCGTGCGCAGTGGTGCCAACGGGTACGGCATTAACGGTGGCGACGATGCCGTCAAAGCGGCTGCCGGTGGAATCGCAGGCGGCGAGCGTCAGTGCGCTGGCGGCTAAAAGCGTGAGTTGAAAACTGTGGCGCATGCGTTATTCCCCAAATGAAAAGTCGTAAGCCAGCCCCACGCGATAGATCGCGCGCTCTTTTTGGTGGCCGTTGAGATCGTCGGCAATGCGCCATTGCACGCCGGCGTTGATGATCAGCTCCTCAAACACGCGCACGGCAACGCCGCCAAACGCCATTGCCAGCGTGCCGCCAGAGTCGGGGTCAACCACGCCAGAAAACTTGTTCTTTTCGGCATAGCGGGTATCCAAGCCCAGCTGCACTGCAATGGTGGGGGTGACGGCGTATTGACCCAATGTGGACAGCACAAACGAGTCGCCGGGGGCAAAGCCCTGGTGACCATCGCCATAAGCAAAGTAAGTGGCCGAGGCGGTAAACATCCACGGCATTTTGGAATACAGATACCAAGCCCCAATGTTGGGCGCGAGCGCACCGGCATCGGGCTGCACATCAATGTCCATCCGCTGGCCGTTGTGATCTTTGACTTGCTCCGCTGTGGGCAGACGAACGCCAAAGCGCAATCCGGCAAGGTGACTGCCGCTGAACGCGCCTTGGCGATAGAGCGTCCAGCGTGCGAGTAGGTCGATGTCGCCCAAGCCTTTAGCGGATTGACGGGCGAGGTTGCTGTCACGGATGACCTTGTCGGCAAAGGGGATTTGCAAGGCCAGGCTTAAATCTTCCAGCGGACTGTAAGACAGTCCGAGCAGCACGCGGTGTTCGTCGGTTTCGCGCTCAGACAAGGCCGGATCGCCTTGAACCTCGGAGCGATAAAGGTAATCAACGCCAACGCGCAGGCGGTTTTCAAACGACTTTTCGGCGCCAAAGAGGTTGATGGTGTAGTCGCCGCATTTGCAGGTGGAGCAAGCCAGGGCGGAAGTGCTGCTCAGCGCAGCCAAAGCGCCTGCGCCAAGCGCAGCCGCGAGTTTGGGTGAAAACATGGTTTTGATCCTGTAGTGCCTGAGCGCAGCTCAAGCACAAAAGTGGGCGCAAGCTGCGTGCGGCAGCTTGAAAAATCACATCTTCAGATCAGCGGCGGCGCGCGCGCCGGGGGCGGCAGTGCCGTGTGTGCGGGCGTTGCGTGTTGAACGGGCGGCAGCGCAGCTTCATGGCGCGCCAGCGGTGTGGGCGGCAGCGTCAGCGGCGTGCCGGGCAGCGCCGAGCCGTGGAATGCAGCGCAGCAGTGGCATTGCGCCAGGTGCGCGGTATGTCCGGCAGCGGACGAGGGCGATTGCAGGTGCGGGTGGAGTGTGACCGGCGAGGACTCAACTTCAACCGCGCAGTGCACCGCACCCGCCCCATCGCGCAAATGCTGGGCATAGGCGCTGGCATGCGCCAGCGGCAGCCAGAGCTGTGCCAACAGGGCAAGCCAGCTCAGCAGATGGGCGATGGGGCGGGAGCGATTCATGGCTATCGTTTCAACCAATACCGGTCAGGTCACTTTTCAGTCTTCTGGCTCGGTGCCCATGAACAGCGGATTGTTGAACTTGCCATAGCCTTTCTTCATCGACTCGCTCATGTAGAAGTCCGGTTCGTACTTCACGTCTTTCCACATGTACCACTCGGGCTGCTCGATTTCCTCGTATTCAAACACCAGCATCGAGCCTTCGCCTTCCTTGCCAGAGGAGGTGGTGTGTTCCTCGATGTGGTCATGCGCCATCCACAGGCCGGGATTGTTCATTTCCACAATCATGTCGTAGCGCTCACCGGGTTTCATCGGCAGCACGTCAACGTAGTACGGATTGGGAATCGGCAGGCCGTCTTTGTGGGTGACCAGCGCATCGTGACCGTGCAGATGGAAGGCCACGGATTCGTTCGGCGCGATCAGGCGCAGGCGCAGGATGTCGCCTTTTTTCACCCGAACCGGCTGGTTGTACGGATGGGTTTTGCCGTTGATCGAGAAGTAATCAAACACCCGTCCCGGCAGGCCGTTTTTGCCGTAATCCTTGGCCACCGAAGACGCCCAGCCGGAGAACATCAGGATCACGTCCTTGGTCACCTTTTTCTCAAGTTTGGTGGGCTTTTTCGGCTCCACGATCAAAGGCCCCCACATGCCGCGCAGGTCGATGTGCTCGGCGGTGTTGACGTGGCAGTGATAGAACAGCGTGCCCGGTTTGTCGGCCACAAAGCGATAGGTGAACGAATCACCCGGCTCTACCGCCTGCTGTGACACGTCCGGCACGCCATCCATCTGCCAGGTGTTGGTCTGGTAGATGCCATGCCAGTGGATGGTGTGGCTCATTGTGGTGTTGTTGGTCAGGTGCACCTCAACGGTGTCGCCTTCCTGAACGTGGATCAGCGGCCCCGGAACCTGGCCGTCGTAAGCCCAGACCTTGGTGGTAAAGCCGGGGGCGACTTGCAGGTCGTACTCTTCAATGGTCATGTCGAACTTGCGCAACTCGGCATGGGCGGTCATGGACATCGACGCGCCCAGCAGCAGCGACAATCCGACGATCGTACGTTGGATCATGTTGTTTCTCTTCAAAGTGTTGGGACAAAACGCGCGCGCGTTATTTTTTGCAGCACAGCTCGCGCAGGTGACCGACCAGCAGGTGAATGTCGTCGTCGCTGAGGTTGCCGCCCCACATCGGCATCAACACCGATTTGTTGATCGACTTGCCGCCTTTCTGGATCACCTTGAACAGCTCCTCATCGGTGCGCGCGGACATCTCCGGCGTATCGGTGTGGTCGCGCGGCTGCACCGACATCGACGCCGCATTGACGCCCTTGCCGTTGCCCTCCACGCCGTGGCATTGCACGCAGTAGGTTTGATACAAAACCGTGCCGCGATCGGCTGCCGCTGCCGAGCCGCTGAAGAAGGCACCCAGCATCAGTGCCGCAGCCGTGATGAAAGAAGTCCTGATCATTGCTTTTCTCCGATCACCTTGAGGTAGTTGGCCAGCTTGGCCACTGCATCGGCCTTGGCATCGCCCTCTGGCATCATCGTGTGAGGATCCCAGCTCACCGGATCGGCGATGTAAGACGCAATGAACGCCGGTTGCAGCCGCTGCCACGCGGTATACAACTCAGGGCCGGACAAGCCGCCGCTCTTGGGGCTGTCCTGGTGGCAGGCATCGCAGCCCTTGAACTTGCCAAAGTTCATTTTGCCCATGCGCTCGGCGATGGTGCCGGGTTCATAGGTGGTGGCTTCAATCAGCTGGGTCAGCGGTTGCAGCGTCATCAAATAATCGGCAAACGCGGTGGCTTGTTCTTCCGAAAGTTTGACGTGTGCTTCCAGCGTGCTTTCGTCGATGACATCGCCATCGGCTGAAGGCTTGACG
This region includes:
- a CDS encoding DUF2946 family protein: MNRSRPIAHLLSWLALLAQLWLPLAHASAYAQHLRDGAGAVHCAVEVESSPVTLHPHLQSPSSAAGHTAHLAQCHCCAAFHGSALPGTPLTLPPTPLARHEAALPPVQHATPAHTALPPPARAPPLI
- a CDS encoding c-type cytochrome, coding for MKQFLALSALALSAAAMPLTASADTAADVQQQCAACHALTHDYATQDIVERDARKAPPLDYAGNKFNRDWLVGWLQNPTRIRPAGAFPPAHVKPSADGDVIDESTLEAHVKLSEEQATAFADYLMTLQPLTQLIEATTYEPGTIAERMGKMNFGKFKGCDACHQDSPKSGGLSGPELYTAWQRLQPAFIASYIADPVSWDPHTMMPEGDAKADAVAKLANYLKVIGEKQ
- a CDS encoding multicopper oxidase domain-containing protein, encoding MIQRTIVGLSLLLGASMSMTAHAELRKFDMTIEEYDLQVAPGFTTKVWAYDGQVPGPLIHVQEGDTVEVHLTNNTTMSHTIHWHGIYQTNTWQMDGVPDVSQQAVEPGDSFTYRFVADKPGTLFYHCHVNTAEHIDLRGMWGPLIVEPKKPTKLEKKVTKDVILMFSGWASSVAKDYGKNGLPGRVFDYFSINGKTHPYNQPVRVKKGDILRLRLIAPNESVAFHLHGHDALVTHKDGLPIPNPYYVDVLPMKPGERYDMIVEMNNPGLWMAHDHIEEHTTSSGKEGEGSMLVFEYEEIEQPEWYMWKDVKYEPDFYMSESMKKGYGKFNNPLFMGTEPED
- a CDS encoding RsmB/NOP family class I SAM-dependent RNA methyltransferase → MTPARIFSAQWQLACSTLEAVLQRAQAADRLLQAAFKANRAMGGRDRQRVTTLVYGVLRDLRRLQHLAGSDDAAALCSLYALENQLSDADNLHQLGVQNLEALQARASSVDLRALTDAQRYNVPDAIWQHWQQVHGDAFAAALAQALREQAPVDLRINTLKATRAQVIAALAEAGIAAQAAPYAPHGLRLAARAPLQNLGIYKDGGIEPQDAGSQLLAALVSARAGERIADWCAGAGGKTLALAAAMQNQGTLWALDADATRLNRLPPRLQRAGVECVRISQPADLPHDLDAVLVDAPCSGSGTWRRQPEARLKPLDLPLMAQTQLEILTAAAEHVRVGGRLVYATCSLLADENQAVVHAFLRAHPEFGLRPAHRVLAEQGIDLPGEFLTLYPQVHGTDGFFGAVLVRKK
- a CDS encoding cytochrome c; amino-acid sequence: MIRTSFITAAALMLGAFFSGSAAAADRGTVLYQTYCVQCHGVEGNGKGVNAASMSVQPRDHTDTPEMSARTDEELFKVIQKGGKSINKSVLMPMWGGNLSDDDIHLLVGHLRELCCKK